One Clostridium estertheticum DNA segment encodes these proteins:
- a CDS encoding M15 family metallopeptidase — protein MKKISVLIFVTILLCNIINITISPTANAILKEETSNTYNVTMKQDLLCLMIAYPEYITNIEEKNGYVYLVLKSEKKLKYDDKIRKNSQEKLANPDLQDTLEQIYPLSAIRSIMKTDYDPGRARSYGLLTEVYGCSKNAIEANLTKVKVGYNNYQFNKSNSAASSLQAVMKEVIPLSQTNQNVRKCLLPCSGTFNYRMISGTSRLSPHAFGIAIDLASDKRDYWKWASKEAGEKRLASYPPDLVEIFEKNGFIWGGKWSHFDILHFEYRPEIILKARYFTNSVDLKKSWYEGAPLQQSDIKNAIEKIDALIK, from the coding sequence ATGAAGAAAATTTCCGTTTTAATTTTTGTTACTATTTTACTATGCAACATAATAAATATAACAATATCCCCTACTGCAAATGCTATTCTTAAAGAAGAAACTTCTAATACATATAATGTAACAATGAAGCAAGATCTACTATGCTTAATGATAGCTTATCCTGAATACATTACAAATATTGAAGAAAAAAACGGATATGTGTATTTAGTGTTGAAATCAGAAAAAAAACTTAAATACGATGACAAAATCAGAAAAAATTCACAAGAAAAGTTAGCAAACCCAGACCTTCAAGATACTTTAGAGCAAATATATCCCCTTTCAGCTATTAGAAGTATCATGAAGACAGATTATGATCCTGGTCGTGCTCGCTCTTATGGATTATTAACAGAAGTTTATGGCTGTTCAAAAAATGCTATAGAAGCTAACCTAACAAAAGTTAAGGTAGGATACAACAATTATCAATTTAACAAGAGTAATAGTGCAGCTAGTTCACTGCAAGCTGTTATGAAAGAAGTAATACCACTTTCACAAACAAACCAAAATGTAAGAAAATGCCTTTTACCCTGCAGTGGTACTTTTAATTACAGGATGATTTCAGGCACAAGTAGGCTAAGTCCTCATGCTTTTGGAATTGCTATAGATCTTGCTAGTGATAAAAGAGATTATTGGAAATGGGCTTCTAAAGAAGCTGGCGAGAAAAGGTTAGCCTCCTACCCCCCTGATCTTGTAGAAATCTTTGAGAAAAATGGCTTTATTTGGGGTGGTAAATGGTCACACTTTGATATCCTACATTTCGAGTATAGGCCTGAAATAATTTTAAAAGCTCGCTATTTTACAAATAGTGTAGATTTAAAAAAATCATGGTATGAAGGTGCACCATTACAACAATCAGATATAAAAAATGCCATAGAAAAAATAGATGCATTAATAAAATAA